A genomic region of Brevibacillus sp. JNUCC-41 contains the following coding sequences:
- a CDS encoding glycosyltransferase family 4 protein produces the protein MRILHLNAGNETGGGMFHIMSLLNQLNKEECLLGVFEEGELYRRAMSSGIQTELFKQQSKYDLSILKPLRDFIRLNNIDIIHTHGPRANIYGAFIKRLIKCPWLLTVHSSPHHDFLGQGVKGKLFTGLHVRSFQYADHILAVSDRFKQDLIDQGIHSSKITKILNGIDFETELPFPLQREDFGFGKDDFIVIMPARLEPVKGHEFALAALSEVVSEFPNVKLLLAGDGSRRSALEEMVSEKGLSDHVHFLGYREDLERIYPLGDITLLTSLSESFPLVLLEGARSGLPAITSDVGGVKELIPDRSKGWITDIGNVEQLKLAICNAMELKKSGDLTKIGSDLQKFAKSNFSIEILAKNVYNVYLRMKN, from the coding sequence ATGAGAATCTTGCATTTAAACGCTGGTAATGAAACTGGCGGCGGAATGTTTCATATTATGTCCTTACTGAACCAATTGAATAAAGAGGAATGTTTGCTTGGTGTATTTGAAGAAGGTGAACTTTACCGGCGGGCCATGTCTTCCGGGATACAAACCGAACTTTTCAAGCAACAATCCAAATATGACCTTTCAATTTTGAAACCTTTACGGGACTTTATCCGTCTAAATAATATAGACATCATCCATACACATGGTCCGCGGGCGAATATATATGGTGCCTTTATAAAGCGGCTCATCAAATGTCCTTGGCTTCTTACTGTTCACAGTTCACCTCATCATGACTTTTTAGGGCAGGGCGTAAAAGGGAAATTATTTACAGGCCTTCATGTAAGGTCATTTCAATATGCCGATCATATACTGGCAGTTTCCGACCGCTTTAAGCAAGACTTGATTGATCAAGGAATCCATTCTTCAAAAATAACAAAGATCCTAAACGGAATTGACTTTGAAACGGAATTGCCTTTCCCGCTTCAAAGAGAAGATTTCGGGTTTGGGAAGGATGATTTCATCGTCATCATGCCTGCAAGGCTTGAACCGGTGAAAGGTCATGAATTTGCTTTAGCGGCATTAAGTGAAGTGGTATCGGAATTCCCGAATGTAAAGCTGTTGCTTGCAGGGGACGGGAGCAGGAGATCTGCTCTGGAAGAGATGGTCTCGGAAAAGGGATTATCCGATCATGTGCACTTTTTAGGGTATCGTGAAGATTTAGAACGAATCTACCCGTTAGGGGACATCACATTATTGACTTCATTAAGCGAAAGTTTTCCACTTGTTTTACTTGAAGGAGCAAGATCGGGTCTTCCGGCAATCACGAGTGATGTCGGAGGTGTAAAGGAATTGATTCCCGATCGGAGCAAGGGCTGGATTACGGATATCGGCAATGTTGAACAGCTGAAATTGGCCATCTGCAATGCCATGGAATTAAAAAAATCCGGAGACCTGACAAAGATAGGGTCGGATTTACAAAAATTTGCAAAAAGCAACTTTTCTATAGAGATTTTAGCCAAAAACGTATATAATGTTTATTTGAGGATGAAAAATTAA
- a CDS encoding ABC transporter permease — MSSALTVLKEQINSFYLVRRLSVYEVKSANSNNYLGILWEIINPMIQISIYWFVFGFIILNRGENFLPWLMAGIVVWFFVNPSITQTSKSVFSRLNMVSKMSFPMSVIPSYVIFAKLYQHLMLLGVIIILLGFTGYLPTVYILQLPYYIVATVLLLFSFGLISSTLSTIIRDVHNIIVSLMKVLFYLTPILWVMDAKDHPVIVNIMKLNPLYYIVEGYRASLLGESWYLIEHWEYTLYFWAVVIILFLIGSSLHVRFRDRFVDFK; from the coding sequence ATGAGTTCAGCTTTGACCGTTTTAAAAGAACAAATCAATAGTTTTTATTTGGTAAGGCGTTTATCTGTTTATGAAGTGAAAAGTGCCAACAGCAATAACTACCTGGGAATCCTATGGGAAATCATCAATCCGATGATACAGATTTCGATTTATTGGTTTGTATTCGGATTTATAATCTTAAATCGCGGTGAAAATTTCCTTCCATGGCTTATGGCAGGGATCGTTGTCTGGTTTTTTGTGAATCCTTCAATAACTCAAACGTCCAAATCCGTCTTTTCCCGACTGAATATGGTATCCAAGATGAGCTTTCCGATGAGTGTCATCCCATCGTATGTCATCTTTGCCAAGTTGTATCAGCATTTAATGCTGCTGGGAGTCATCATCATCCTATTAGGTTTTACTGGATACCTCCCAACAGTCTATATCTTGCAGCTGCCGTATTATATTGTTGCGACGGTCTTGCTGTTATTTTCGTTTGGGTTAATCTCTTCAACATTATCAACCATCATTCGTGACGTTCATAATATAATCGTGTCCTTAATGAAAGTCTTGTTTTATTTAACACCAATCCTTTGGGTAATGGATGCTAAGGACCATCCTGTCATAGTCAACATCATGAAGCTGAATCCCCTATATTATATTGTGGAGGGGTATCGAGCATCATTGTTGGGGGAATCATGGTATCTAATAGAGCATTGGGAATATACGCTTTATTTCTGGGCAGTCGTTATCATCTTGTTTTTGATAGGTTCCTCGCTGCATGTCAGGTTTAGAGATCGCTTTGTTGACTTTAAGTAA
- the tagH gene encoding teichoic acids export ABC transporter ATP-binding subunit TagH, with amino-acid sequence MEKSVIVKDITKKYKLYNKNSEKLLDLLLPKSYGEEYFALRNVSFEAEKGDVIGFVGVNGSGKSTLSNIIAGIIPPTDGNVQTNGKTALIAVASGLNNQLTGRENIELKMLMLGFDKNQIKELEPEIIEFSELGKFIDQPVKSYSSGMKSRLGFSISVHIDPDILIIDEALSVGDKNFAEKCLEKMNEFKEKGKTMFFVSHSIGQMKKFCQKALWLEYGELKAYGAMNEVMPQYEAFLKEYNAMSKQEQKKYREEQMKRRSSAMV; translated from the coding sequence TTGGAAAAATCGGTAATAGTCAAAGATATAACGAAAAAATATAAATTATATAATAAAAACTCGGAAAAATTATTGGATCTCCTTTTGCCCAAAAGCTATGGGGAAGAGTATTTTGCTCTGAGGAATGTAAGTTTTGAAGCTGAAAAGGGCGATGTAATAGGATTTGTCGGGGTCAACGGATCAGGGAAATCCACATTGTCCAATATTATTGCAGGCATTATCCCGCCAACGGACGGAAATGTCCAAACTAACGGGAAAACAGCTTTGATTGCCGTTGCATCGGGACTGAATAACCAGTTGACGGGCAGAGAAAATATCGAACTGAAAATGCTGATGCTCGGATTCGACAAAAATCAGATCAAAGAACTTGAGCCCGAGATCATCGAGTTTTCAGAGCTTGGCAAGTTCATTGACCAACCGGTGAAATCCTACTCAAGCGGCATGAAATCCAGGCTTGGTTTTTCCATTTCCGTGCATATCGATCCAGATATCCTGATTATTGATGAAGCCTTATCAGTCGGGGATAAAAACTTTGCTGAAAAGTGTTTGGAGAAAATGAACGAATTTAAGGAAAAAGGCAAAACGATGTTCTTTGTCAGCCATTCAATCGGTCAGATGAAGAAATTTTGCCAAAAGGCTTTATGGCTTGAGTATGGAGAGTTAAAGGCATACGGTGCCATGAACGAAGTAATGCCGCAATATGAAGCATTCTTAAAAGAATATAACGCCATGTCTAAACAAGAACAGAAAAAATACCGTGAAGAACAAATGAAAAGGCGTAGTTCCGCAATGGTATGA
- a CDS encoding YigZ family protein, translating into MLTQYLTVAGRGEHEIIIEKSRFISHIARVETEDAAQAFIQEIKKKHKDATHNCSAYMIGEQNQIQKALDDGEPSGTAGVPILEVLKKKELKDTAVVVTRYFGGIKLGAGGLIRAYSKATSEGINTTGVVVRKLMRVISTTVEYTWLGKLENELRSSIYQIKEIQYLDQVNILVYVEETQKETYTAWITELTNGQGHITEEEMIYLEEEFA; encoded by the coding sequence ATGCTCACTCAATATTTAACGGTGGCAGGCCGCGGCGAACATGAAATCATCATTGAAAAATCCCGTTTTATTTCCCACATCGCCCGAGTTGAAACCGAAGATGCCGCACAGGCCTTTATCCAGGAAATCAAGAAAAAGCACAAAGATGCTACACATAATTGTTCCGCTTATATGATCGGGGAACAAAATCAAATCCAAAAAGCCCTCGACGATGGGGAACCTAGCGGAACGGCAGGCGTCCCTATCCTGGAAGTACTTAAGAAAAAAGAACTGAAAGACACCGCTGTTGTTGTCACACGATATTTTGGCGGCATCAAACTTGGTGCTGGCGGTCTCATTCGCGCTTACAGCAAAGCGACTTCAGAAGGAATAAATACCACTGGTGTGGTCGTAAGAAAACTAATGCGGGTCATTTCGACAACCGTCGAATATACCTGGCTTGGGAAATTGGAAAACGAATTGCGATCTTCCATTTATCAAATAAAGGAAATTCAGTACCTTGATCAGGTCAATATCCTTGTATATGTCGAGGAAACACAAAAAGAGACATATACCGCATGGATTACAGAGCTGACAAATGGTCAAGGCCATATCACTGAGGAAGAAATGATTTATCTGGAAGAGGAATTCGCCTGA
- a CDS encoding LCP family protein gives MSTTRRVYKIKKTKKKRRKRLWLLLVPLLVLGLGASTYAATLYMKAQNVFSDSYDPVEASAKRNAAIDPLEDNFSILFIGIDDSKDRDLKGNSRSDALILATFNKDQKSIKLLSIPRDSYVYVPAKGVTTKINAAHAAGGPKATMDTVEELFDIPVDYYVRMNFNAFIDVVDSLDGIEVDVPYEINEIDSHDKKNAIHLEEGLQTVDGEEALAFARTRKKDSDIQRGERQQEVLRAIIAKATSAGSLTKYTDVMEAVGDNMTTNLQFSQMRGFIKYVTTDKGLNLETIKLEGQDSTINGTYYYQLNDTSVANTKLLLQSHLNLRPNEGNQTEAVQSQIQE, from the coding sequence ATGTCTACTACTAGGCGTGTTTATAAAATTAAAAAAACTAAGAAAAAAAGGCGAAAGAGGCTTTGGTTGTTGCTTGTTCCCCTGCTGGTACTTGGTCTGGGAGCTTCTACGTATGCTGCGACCCTGTATATGAAAGCCCAGAACGTATTCAGTGATTCTTATGACCCTGTGGAAGCATCAGCAAAGCGAAATGCAGCGATCGACCCGCTCGAAGATAATTTCTCTATCCTTTTCATAGGGATCGATGATAGTAAGGACCGTGACTTAAAAGGAAATTCCCGCTCGGATGCTTTAATTCTGGCTACATTCAATAAAGATCAAAAATCTATAAAACTATTAAGCATTCCACGTGATTCCTATGTGTACGTGCCAGCCAAAGGCGTAACCACGAAAATCAACGCGGCCCACGCAGCCGGCGGACCAAAGGCGACGATGGACACCGTAGAGGAGTTATTCGATATCCCTGTCGATTATTATGTTCGCATGAACTTTAACGCTTTCATCGATGTCGTAGACTCATTGGATGGTATCGAAGTAGATGTACCTTATGAAATAAATGAAATCGATTCACATGACAAAAAGAATGCCATCCATCTTGAAGAAGGATTACAGACCGTTGATGGTGAGGAAGCATTAGCGTTTGCACGGACACGTAAAAAGGATAGTGATATCCAACGCGGTGAACGTCAGCAGGAAGTCCTAAGGGCCATCATTGCCAAAGCAACCTCTGCCGGATCACTGACGAAATATACAGATGTAATGGAAGCTGTCGGTGACAATATGACAACGAACCTTCAATTCTCACAAATGAGAGGTTTCATAAAATATGTAACTACCGATAAAGGACTCAATCTTGAAACCATCAAACTCGAAGGTCAGGATTCTACCATTAACGGAACCTATTATTATCAGCTGAACGATACATCAGTAGCGAACACTAAGCTGTTGCTTCAATCCCACTTGAACCTGAGACCGAATGAAGGCAATCAAACTGAAGCAGTTCAATCACAAATACAAGAATAA
- a CDS encoding glycosyltransferase family 4 protein — translation MLIGALLVAFLLSIFLTPFVGKLAFKLGATDKPNERKVHSKIMPRMGGLAIFLSFFITFLLFMNDFREQLPLLVGALVIILIGMADDIFELRAAPKFLGQVLAALIIVLWGGLEVEFINLPFFTDTLEFGVFSIPITILWIVSIINAINLIDGLDGLAGGVSTIALVTIATMALIKGDLFVAMVALIVIGSTLGFLKYNFHPAKIFMGDTGALFLGYIIAVLSLLGFKNVTMISLIVPIIILGVPISDTFFAIIRRVVNKQPISAADKSHLHHCLINLGFTHKQTVLLIYALAACFGLAAIIFSFATMWGALILVTGLLLIIEIFVEKIGLVNSNYQPLLKMLNFKNKP, via the coding sequence ATGTTAATAGGGGCCTTGTTGGTAGCCTTTTTATTATCCATTTTTTTGACTCCTTTTGTCGGAAAGCTGGCCTTTAAATTAGGAGCTACCGATAAACCGAATGAGCGAAAAGTGCATAGTAAAATTATGCCGCGCATGGGCGGTTTAGCTATATTTTTGAGTTTTTTCATTACCTTCTTACTTTTCATGAATGACTTTCGGGAGCAGTTGCCCCTTCTGGTGGGAGCCCTTGTCATCATTTTGATCGGGATGGCTGATGATATTTTTGAATTAAGAGCTGCGCCCAAATTCCTGGGCCAGGTTTTGGCGGCCCTCATTATTGTATTATGGGGCGGCCTTGAAGTGGAATTCATCAATTTGCCGTTCTTTACCGATACACTTGAATTTGGTGTTTTTAGTATACCGATCACAATTTTGTGGATCGTCAGCATCATTAATGCAATCAACCTGATAGATGGACTGGATGGCCTTGCAGGCGGTGTCTCAACGATCGCATTAGTGACAATTGCAACCATGGCCCTTATTAAAGGGGACCTATTTGTTGCTATGGTCGCATTGATCGTGATTGGAAGCACTCTTGGCTTTTTGAAATATAACTTTCATCCGGCAAAGATTTTCATGGGAGATACAGGTGCATTATTCTTAGGTTACATCATTGCCGTTCTATCCCTGCTAGGGTTTAAAAACGTTACGATGATTTCATTGATCGTACCGATCATCATTTTGGGTGTTCCCATTTCGGATACATTTTTCGCGATTATCCGCAGGGTCGTCAATAAACAGCCGATCTCGGCTGCTGATAAATCCCATTTACATCACTGCTTGATAAACTTGGGATTCACTCATAAGCAGACTGTCTTGCTCATTTACGCTTTAGCTGCTTGCTTTGGCTTAGCGGCCATAATCTTTTCATTTGCAACGATGTGGGGAGCTTTGATCCTTGTGACAGGACTCTTGCTGATCATAGAGATTTTTGTGGAGAAAATTGGCTTGGTCAATTCAAACTACCAGCCGTTGCTCAAGATGCTCAACTTTAAAAACAAGCCATGA
- the murJ gene encoding murein biosynthesis integral membrane protein MurJ: protein MPTLSHVIKSVGLVTIIAAIGKVLGFGRESIIAAYFGASSLADVFFVASLIPTILFTALGSGLQAGVIPIYLEKKADNPVKADEFISVLGSFFMLVAGVLTIACMIFIKPLVMLTAPGFSESELALTESLTRIMLPSLLFFTLSYMATGVLNANKRFILPALTSTAQNTVIIAATVLFAAPFGIEGLAWGFLFGAASQFLIQYPSLKKYGIRPIVAFLPHKRQIVQTLYTFYPIIIAALAIQLNSVVDRIIATSLETGSVSALNYANRLLWLPLSIVLTPLITVLYPSIVERALISYRSFLNLTLKGVKSLLFLAIPFMVVMLISGNSLITLAFQRGAFDASATEVTYRAFIFYSAYLPFFALRDYLMNAFYALKKTKVAMYSCLVAVLLNVLLSWVLSRYLGVGGIALASGISMLLQSLYLFGYLWLKTERTDKAAFTDVFQESSKLAIIGIIIYGLALWIHPLTMTLPIIMELVIISLLVFGLYLALSILFKVSSLQAVKRIRSSK from the coding sequence ATGCCTACTCTTTCACATGTCATTAAATCGGTCGGGCTCGTCACCATTATTGCAGCCATTGGAAAAGTCCTCGGTTTCGGTCGGGAATCGATCATAGCCGCCTATTTCGGGGCATCATCATTGGCAGATGTTTTTTTCGTGGCAAGCCTCATACCAACCATTCTTTTTACGGCTCTCGGCAGCGGTCTTCAGGCCGGCGTTATCCCGATTTACTTGGAAAAGAAAGCGGACAATCCGGTGAAAGCTGATGAATTCATCAGTGTTTTAGGCTCTTTCTTTATGCTGGTAGCCGGAGTCCTGACCATTGCCTGCATGATTTTCATAAAGCCGCTCGTCATGTTGACAGCCCCGGGTTTCTCTGAGTCTGAGCTTGCCCTGACGGAGTCACTGACCCGGATCATGCTGCCAAGTTTACTATTTTTCACGCTTTCATACATGGCGACGGGGGTCCTGAATGCGAATAAGCGTTTTATTCTGCCGGCACTCACTTCAACTGCACAAAACACGGTCATTATAGCAGCCACTGTATTGTTCGCTGCTCCGTTTGGGATTGAAGGATTGGCTTGGGGCTTTTTATTCGGTGCAGCAAGCCAGTTCCTTATTCAATACCCATCATTGAAGAAATACGGAATCCGGCCCATCGTCGCTTTCCTGCCCCATAAAAGGCAGATCGTTCAAACACTGTACACCTTTTATCCAATCATCATCGCCGCTTTGGCGATCCAGTTGAATAGTGTCGTCGATCGGATTATTGCGACTTCGCTCGAAACAGGGAGCGTATCGGCACTGAACTATGCGAATCGCCTGCTGTGGCTGCCATTAAGCATTGTCCTCACGCCTCTGATTACCGTATTGTATCCTTCAATCGTCGAGCGTGCACTTATAAGCTATCGATCTTTCCTTAATTTGACCTTAAAGGGAGTGAAGTCGCTATTATTTTTGGCTATTCCTTTCATGGTCGTCATGTTAATCAGTGGAAACAGCTTAATCACTCTGGCTTTCCAGCGCGGGGCCTTCGATGCTTCAGCAACCGAGGTGACTTATAGGGCATTCATCTTTTATTCAGCTTACCTCCCGTTCTTTGCACTGCGGGATTATCTGATGAACGCTTTCTACGCCTTGAAGAAAACGAAAGTGGCTATGTATTCCTGCCTGGTTGCCGTATTACTTAACGTCCTGCTCAGCTGGGTCCTATCACGATATCTCGGCGTCGGCGGAATCGCTTTAGCATCTGGCATTTCCATGCTCCTGCAATCTCTCTACCTTTTCGGCTACCTATGGCTAAAGACAGAAAGAACGGACAAGGCCGCTTTCACGGATGTTTTTCAGGAAAGCAGCAAGCTTGCCATCATCGGAATCATCATTTACGGACTCGCTCTCTGGATCCATCCGTTAACCATGACGTTACCCATCATCATGGAATTAGTGATCATCTCGCTGCTCGTATTCGGATTATATCTTGCATTATCCATTCTTTTTAAAGTAAGCAGCCTGCAAGCGGTGAAAAGGATCAGGTCATCCAAGTAA
- a CDS encoding O-antigen ligase family protein: MKFIEKQSLSILLLCLLVPSAVPHPIAGYMATALMLFFIGINKKNLLLILFIYFPARPLLMELNSGLTYTGDLIILTLFISLLIERFKKNEWQFSKYHFTAPYWLFCLIGAGAALITGVGILPILFELRALLITFLLLYIIGELNLERKDIFRFLKVILIFTVLLCLHGIVEKIFSRTVLLPHAWEMWNLSPINRMRIYGAPANPNVFALYLSIQLFLSFFLFQSLKKYKWIVFLAAILFSGTLFLTYSRGTMIAFGFSALVFMIWTRNKPFLKYAVGALCLGLLLIYYPVLFASSKVEVSASIPMENVVIGSTPSPEHEHALSNRFSEMFSDKTLHQSTEWGRLYVLIKGIEIFTDHPIIGTGLATFGDSATLSYSSPIYQDYQIGERMYTDNQYIQILVQTGVLGFLAVFAFIFFTCRKILKSGNGTLAAFTICLMLAALLAGLFYNILEDKSFTLIFYSCLGICLQKDIILKD; encoded by the coding sequence TTGAAGTTTATAGAGAAGCAATCGTTATCCATTCTATTACTGTGCCTGCTCGTCCCATCGGCAGTTCCTCACCCTATCGCCGGTTACATGGCAACGGCGCTGATGCTCTTTTTTATCGGTATAAATAAAAAAAACCTGTTATTAATTCTATTCATTTATTTCCCTGCCCGTCCCTTATTGATGGAACTGAATAGCGGCTTAACCTATACAGGTGACCTGATCATTCTCACCTTATTCATTTCTTTGCTTATTGAAAGATTCAAAAAGAACGAATGGCAATTTTCGAAATATCATTTTACTGCGCCATATTGGTTGTTTTGTTTAATTGGTGCAGGGGCTGCACTCATAACAGGAGTGGGAATCCTCCCCATCCTATTTGAACTCCGTGCATTGCTTATTACATTCTTGCTTCTTTACATTATCGGTGAATTAAATCTAGAAAGAAAGGATATCTTTCGCTTTTTAAAGGTAATCCTAATATTTACAGTCTTACTTTGCCTGCATGGCATCGTGGAGAAAATCTTTTCACGTACGGTCCTGCTTCCCCATGCATGGGAAATGTGGAATCTTTCTCCTATAAACCGGATGAGGATTTATGGAGCACCTGCCAATCCTAATGTATTTGCCTTATACTTAAGCATCCAGTTATTCCTTAGTTTCTTTCTATTTCAGTCGCTGAAAAAATATAAATGGATCGTCTTCCTGGCAGCCATCCTGTTTTCCGGAACATTATTCCTTACCTACTCACGGGGCACGATGATAGCATTTGGGTTCTCGGCGCTTGTCTTTATGATCTGGACTAGAAATAAACCATTTCTCAAATATGCTGTAGGAGCACTTTGTCTCGGCCTGCTTCTTATTTATTACCCAGTTTTATTTGCATCAAGTAAAGTGGAGGTATCCGCATCGATTCCCATGGAAAATGTGGTAATTGGCAGCACCCCCTCTCCTGAACACGAACATGCCCTCTCCAACCGCTTTTCAGAGATGTTCTCTGATAAAACTCTGCACCAAAGTACGGAATGGGGCCGGTTATATGTCCTAATCAAAGGAATTGAAATTTTCACAGATCACCCGATAATCGGTACCGGGCTAGCAACCTTCGGAGATTCTGCCACACTTTCCTATTCCTCACCAATCTATCAGGATTATCAAATTGGTGAAAGGATGTATACCGATAATCAATATATCCAGATTCTGGTCCAAACTGGCGTATTGGGATTTCTTGCAGTCTTTGCATTCATCTTTTTCACCTGCCGTAAAATCCTAAAATCGGGAAATGGCACTTTAGCAGCGTTTACCATCTGCCTGATGTTGGCCGCATTATTAGCAGGACTTTTCTACAATATTCTCGAAGATAAATCGTTTACGCTGATATTTTACAGTTGTTTGGGAATCTGTTTACAGAAGGACATCATTTTAAAGGATTGA
- a CDS encoding glycosyltransferase family 4 protein, giving the protein MNILITTIFNYPHEGGLSSHITTLKKGLMSRGHDVDILSFSQLPPFKRKMLAQAPGFLLNKVKQGSGQLFNDRQRQKLLASSIKALKKNYDVINAQDIFATLASIESGIPTVQTVHGYYSFEAVSRGALLPDSEEDLIIRELERKAYQSAAKVVTVDRRIKDYINHLAHIEADTIKNFIDVSAFKPEMAKREQTRRDFQIPLHKKMIFVPRRMTEKNGVIYPLLALPEVLENHHETVLVYAGTGEQRSRLEETAAKLKISDSVLFLGSVPFEKMHNLYETSDIVLIPSVHSHGVEEATSISALEAMSCRSPVIASAIGGLKEILIDGEDGLLVEEKNKEALAQAISILLKDAEYATKLAAKARYKMESEYSHLSAAERFEKAYDEVLN; this is encoded by the coding sequence ATGAACATTTTAATCACGACCATTTTCAACTACCCTCATGAAGGAGGGCTATCGAGCCATATCACTACGTTAAAAAAGGGTTTAATGTCACGGGGCCATGACGTGGACATATTATCTTTCTCTCAATTGCCACCTTTCAAGAGGAAGATGCTCGCCCAAGCTCCAGGATTTTTACTAAATAAAGTAAAACAGGGGAGCGGCCAGCTTTTCAATGACCGGCAACGCCAAAAATTATTGGCTTCATCTATTAAAGCCTTGAAAAAGAACTATGATGTCATTAATGCACAAGACATTTTCGCAACGCTCGCCTCCATCGAATCCGGGATACCAACGGTGCAAACCGTCCATGGGTATTATTCATTCGAGGCAGTCAGCAGGGGCGCCCTTCTTCCGGATAGTGAAGAAGATTTGATCATTCGGGAGCTGGAAAGGAAAGCTTATCAGTCAGCTGCAAAAGTGGTGACGGTCGATCGAAGGATCAAAGACTATATAAATCATTTGGCACATATAGAGGCGGATACGATCAAGAACTTCATTGACGTATCTGCTTTCAAACCGGAAATGGCAAAGCGGGAGCAAACCCGTCGGGACTTTCAAATACCCCTACATAAAAAGATGATTTTCGTTCCGAGAAGAATGACGGAAAAGAACGGTGTCATCTACCCGCTCCTTGCTCTGCCGGAGGTGCTGGAAAATCATCATGAAACGGTATTGGTCTATGCAGGTACAGGGGAACAGCGAAGCCGGCTTGAGGAAACGGCAGCCAAGCTCAAAATTTCAGATTCCGTACTTTTCCTGGGCTCAGTGCCATTCGAGAAAATGCATAATCTCTATGAAACATCAGACATCGTACTCATCCCTAGCGTTCATTCCCACGGGGTGGAAGAAGCGACTTCCATTTCTGCATTGGAAGCGATGAGTTGCCGCTCACCCGTGATTGCAAGCGCAATCGGAGGTTTAAAGGAAATTCTCATTGATGGTGAAGATGGTCTGTTAGTGGAGGAAAAAAATAAGGAAGCACTGGCACAAGCCATCTCCATTCTGCTTAAAGACGCTGAATATGCAACAAAGTTAGCTGCGAAAGCAAGATATAAAATGGAAAGCGAATACTCCCACCTTTCAGCTGCCGAGCGGTTTGAGAAAGCTTATGATGAAGTGCTGAACTAA
- a CDS encoding WecB/TagA/CpsF family glycosyltransferase, with amino-acid sequence MTEKFVEILSIPFIDSNMDEFMNGMIYPRLMNQEKTFIVTANPEIVEYANEHQDYKDIIISADYITPDGVGIIMASKWLNQPLQERITGFDLMNELFRFADEKALKVYLLGAEESVIEAAALKVKESYPGLELVGYNHGYIDIKDDALPKSIADLEPDIILTALGFPRQEKWVSKHYGLFNKGLFMGVGGSFDVLAGKVNRAPVIWQKMRLEWLYRLIQQPSRWKRMLALPRFVLKVKRLRRTVQRS; translated from the coding sequence ATGACAGAAAAGTTTGTTGAGATACTATCCATACCATTCATTGATAGCAATATGGACGAATTCATGAATGGAATGATCTATCCAAGATTGATGAATCAGGAAAAAACGTTTATCGTTACGGCAAATCCAGAAATAGTTGAGTATGCGAATGAACATCAGGATTATAAAGACATCATTATATCGGCTGATTACATCACTCCGGATGGCGTTGGTATTATTATGGCCTCTAAATGGCTAAATCAACCTTTACAAGAACGGATTACTGGATTCGATTTGATGAATGAATTATTTCGGTTCGCTGATGAAAAAGCGCTGAAGGTATACCTGCTTGGAGCAGAGGAAAGCGTGATTGAAGCGGCGGCCCTGAAAGTAAAAGAATCATATCCGGGTCTCGAGTTGGTGGGATACAACCATGGTTACATTGATATAAAGGATGATGCCCTGCCTAAGTCGATAGCGGATCTTGAACCTGACATCATTTTGACTGCATTAGGATTCCCTAGGCAGGAAAAATGGGTTTCCAAGCACTATGGGCTATTCAATAAGGGGTTATTCATGGGAGTTGGGGGAAGCTTTGATGTCCTTGCGGGAAAGGTGAACCGCGCCCCGGTTATCTGGCAAAAGATGCGTCTTGAATGGTTGTACCGACTGATCCAGCAACCCTCGCGCTGGAAACGGATGCTTGCGCTGCCAAGATTCGTTTTGAAGGTTAAGCGGTTAAGGAGAACGGTGCAGCGTTCCTGA